The genomic window CGCAGCAGAAACAGACACCAACACGCTGCTCCCCACCAAAGATCCCTGCGGCACCTGCGACCGGCCGCTCGCCCAAGCCACCGGCACCGTTGCACCGCAAAGCCTGCCTGCACCGCCGCAACCGCCTGCTGCTTCGTTCAAGCTCAACGACCTGCGCCTGAACGGCGTCAAGGCGCTGACCAACGAAGAGCTGCAAGGCATTAGCGCACCCTACATCGGGCGCAACGTCACGCTCGGCGACCTGGAAAGCCTGGCGCAGGCCATCACCGCACGCTACAAGGAACGCGGCTACTTTCTCGCGCAGGCCGTGGTGCCGGTTCAAACCGTGCGCGACGGCATTGTGGAGATCAGCGTCATCGAAGGCCGGCTCGGCAAGGTCGACGTCACGGTCGCACCCGATGCGCCCATCAGCGAGGCAAGGGTGCGCGGCTTTCTCGCGCCCCTGCAGCCCGGAGAAGCCGTGAGCGCGCCCGCCTACGAGCGCGCGATGCTGCTGCTGTCGGACCAGCCCGGCATCCGCGTCACGTCGGGGCTGCAGGAGGGCACGCAGAGCGGCACCACCGATCTTTCGGTCGAAGTCGTCGCGGGCCCACGCTGGGCCTTCACGGCCGAGGGCGACAACCACGGCACCAAGGAATCGGGGCGCTTTCGCGTCGGTGGCACCGCGCGCTATCTCAGCCCCTTCGGCATAGGCGACAACCTCGACATGCGGCTGATGGTTTCGAACAGCAACGCGCTGCAGTTCGGGCGCGTGGCCTACGAGGCGCCCATCGGCACCAGCGGCCTGCGTGCCGGCATTGGCCTTGCGCGCGTCAACTACGAGCTGGGCGGCGAGTTTGCCGAACTCGGGGCGCAGGGCAGGGCCGACGTGCTCGATTTTTCGCTCAACTATCCGTTGATCCGCCAGCGCCAGCAGAACCTCTTCCTGCGCCTCGGCGCCGACGTGAAGAACCTGACCGACGAAATGAACGCGGTCGACTTCGCATCGAAGAAGCGCGTGCACGGCCTGGGCCTTGGCTGGGCCTGGGAGCGGCGCGAC from Variovorax paradoxus includes these protein-coding regions:
- a CDS encoding ShlB/FhaC/HecB family hemolysin secretion/activation protein, with protein sequence MKQRPTPIAFAVTALMGAAFLLAAQRTHAAETDTNTLLPTKDPCGTCDRPLAQATGTVAPQSLPAPPQPPAASFKLNDLRLNGVKALTNEELQGISAPYIGRNVTLGDLESLAQAITARYKERGYFLAQAVVPVQTVRDGIVEISVIEGRLGKVDVTVAPDAPISEARVRGFLAPLQPGEAVSAPAYERAMLLLSDQPGIRVTSGLQEGTQSGTTDLSVEVVAGPRWAFTAEGDNHGTKESGRFRVGGTARYLSPFGIGDNLDMRLMVSNSNALQFGRVAYEAPIGTSGLRAGIGLARVNYELGGEFAELGAQGRADVLDFSLNYPLIRQRQQNLFLRLGADVKNLTDEMNAVDFASKKRVHGLGLGWAWERRDEVLGGGYWASSGTLYRGDLSIRDEQSRAFDQSVAGHRTEGGYTKLSFQVSRLQAIVPNHSLYVALGGQWASKNLDASEKLSLGGARAVRAYPSGELLVDEGAIGTVEWRWSLNSELTPFVFYDAARGKIVRNPSPFDTGPNRHSLRGFGIGISWARPGNFAINATLAWRDGTRPAQTDGGGRNPRLYVQAQKVF